A segment of the Dermacentor andersoni chromosome 5, qqDerAnde1_hic_scaffold, whole genome shotgun sequence genome:
GTAAGATTAAAGCAGGTTATGTTGGACCAAGTTGACGCATCCGGAAGATTGCGATTCTAGGGGTACGGGGTACTGCCAGTTCCACATTTTTCCTCATCTTTACTTTAAATTATTATTTCAGGAGCATGAATCAAACTATCTTAAATTTGGTTGAAATTATTTCTTCTGTTAGGTTTCTAACTTATACTGTGCGGCGATTCTCCGTCGTGAACATGCGCCATGGGTGAACAGCGGTCAGCAGCACGCTGCGGGCCTTGTTTCTTCCCTATTACTTCATGAGCCTCTATCTAAACCTCAAAACGCGGTACCTCCCGGCTCAATGTTCTCAGTGCATGTACTAAGGAAAGTTAATCATAGCACTTTAAGGAATGACgagagccccccctcccccttctggCGCCCtcctttcttttaaatatttttcgCACATCCTCATTCTCAAACGCAAATTTGCAGTCCACTGGGACAATGTTTAAAGCATAATTAATTCAATACGCGACAATAAACTAGGAGAAAGGATCCCGCGAAAGCACTACAGTAAAACGAAACTTAGTTCATTCTAACAAAAAGCTGCAATTCATTTGCCAGGGCACGTTTTAGATGAGCATCTAGAGGATACATACTTAGGAAAATGTCAAACATTAAACACGCGATCTGCCTATTCAACAGTGTAAATTAATGCAAACTTGACTGCTGCATACCGTTTTATGATGTGAGGTGCCCGCACATGGTATGCGCATGATATTGTACAATTATCGCTCCTACGAAGATCAGCTATCCACAAGGAAACTAGTAATGATCAAGCGGCTACATGTTCCACGGCAGACGTCAAGACACATTTATACTGATCAACCTTACAGAAGTTCTTCGGATTGGCTACACATATGTCTTTATGCtcctctccgccccccccccccccctccctcatcAATACGACAACTGAATTCTTTAAACTCTATGTCAGAATAAAGTCGGGGCAGAAATGTGAAGAATCTATTATGCTGCACCGAGCTCCAATCACATGCGTACTGCAATTAGTTCTTTATGGAAGAGCACAAATCAAGGAAAAAGCAGCGCCCTAATATTTAACTAAGCACATTGATACACCTTCGAAGATAATGATCTGCGCAGAACCACAACAGTATTCTCACCATAACCGCATCGGTCGTGTTTCACCAGTCACGTTGCATTTTTGTTTCCCTTGTTATTTGGGGATTTTCAGTTACCTTCGCGAAGAATGATAGACGACAGAGACACCATGATAGTCTTAAAAACATGCAGTTCTTACAGAAACACCTCGGGAAAAACAACATCGAACGCACGCGATAAACGGCGGTGCCTCCTCGAAGAACACGAGAGGCATTCTTATTTCCGCAGCCCGCAACATCGCGCCGTGATTCGGGGTCGTACCGTCTCACGCACGGCGGTTGCGAACGCGAGCGACGCGAGAGCGTTTTACTGAGTAGCGTTCGCAGCGACCGCCATCGAGGACGTCGCGGGCGGTGTCTCTATACGGAGCGTCCAGACGCGCGGCGCATCGTCGGCGCCGCACGCAGTCCGAGCATGCACTTCCACCGCGTACGCGGTGGAAGGCGTCAGGTGCCGCAGCGTCAGCCGGGTGTCCGCAGTGATCTCCTCCCGGACGCTGTCGGCAGCGGCGGAAGAGCCCTGTTCGAGCACCGGTGCCCACGACACCAGGTAGCCTTCGCCGTCACCGCTGCCACTGACGTTGCCGGTGGGAGCAGAGTCAGGGATGCACGTGGGACCCGGGATCCACGACACCAGCGCCGAGCCATCGTCCAGGAACGTGAAGGTCACGTTAGGTGGCGCTGCGGACGGGACCGCCTCCTCTGCGGCTGGGACGGCCACAGCCGAGATGCATCGTATACGATCACGGAAGTCTCAGCTCTGAACGTATGACGCGGAGATGCGAGTTGTGAAATGTTCCTTGGCATGCAACTCATACTAATTGCGATAGTTATCACGAACACCTTCGAAGCACTCTGGTGTTCATGCTGGGTGCCGTCGCCCCGTCGTCGTTAATCGATAGGCTCGACTACGAAAGTAGGCGGCTGACATCACCGCAAGTGTTATATGGGCAGAGCTTTCTCCATCAGGGGTGTTGGAGCGTTGTGAATAGCCAAGAACAAGTGGTGCTCAGGTGATGTTGGGCGCGGAAACGTCACCAAAGTGTGTCAGTAAACGTGGCGGTAAATCACCTGGCGCCATCGTTAACACAGTGATTTAAAGACGGTCATTATTAAACATGCATGCGTATCAACGTGGACTCGTTACTATATTGTTAATACGTTTTTATGTTTAGAGAAATGAGCCACACTATACTGACTACATTATGTGTGGCAAGAGCTGATGTGACTCGGTGCTCACCAAGATAAGTGAGAAATTAGTTTTCTAACAAGTTTACGTTTTGTATCGTATTGCGACAGGCATGGTTCTTAAAGTGGTTTGACTGGTTGAAATGACCAGTGAAATCGTAACAAAAACTAACCGGTACTTTCTTGAGCGGGAATTGTCCAAGATTTGCGTAGAATTACGCGTATATAGCTGTCGGCGTGCTGCGACATGTGTTATGCATGGTAAGGATGTGTGGGGTGCTTTTCTGATGTAATATACAttattaatgcaaaagcattaaatggctcatgacGCGGAAAATCTGGCGTTGGTAGTGTGACTAAACGATAgtccaaaaaggctacgaacccttgacctttggtgttaattaaggcgaaataGGGCAGTTAATTAAGATAAAGTTAATTATGAAAATCAAACCCACGATTGAGGCGGAGTTAATTAggacacagttaattaagataacGTTAGCTGAgtcacttgaacccacgaccgtTGGTG
Coding sequences within it:
- the LOC126530949 gene encoding uncharacterized protein, whose product is MNVNVSSGLTWAVLTWTLRHDVVEEVLLTCCEPEQLDTCPHEVLLNSSARKHRLQGLEPWRAYDLRFFRYEGMALVLRKRFRTGNTAAEEAVPSAAPPNVTFTFLDDGSALVSWIPGPTCIPDSAPTGNVSGSGDGEGYLVSWAPVLEQGSSAAADSVREEITADTRLTLRHLTPSTAYAVEVHARTACGADDAPRVWTLRIETPPATSSMAVAANATQ